A region of Vigna radiata var. radiata cultivar VC1973A chromosome 6, Vradiata_ver6, whole genome shotgun sequence DNA encodes the following proteins:
- the LOC106763033 gene encoding TPR repeat-containing thioredoxin TTL1 has product MAAKAKNNKVGSELGCGLMGRILHPKSHKLRKASVHSLPLKNPLSDDDGKSQESKKTPSEELKATKKSCTDTEPLIMSGAQQKPARKSASVHQQQLSTYPNSQNQRHSDAVARSSTSSSSSPRTSISTHNKVQQNKDKNQENKPYRDPTGNSLALARISTGNENNKSQLKLTGNLLVNNTPRRKSVEYMPKHAELNSVPVSYSNTSKGLMGNIMRRNSTGNELGQFFSPRQKKVDPEVLKSMGNEAYKQGRFEEALTLYDRAIALDSNMATYHCNRSAALIGLGRLQEAIFECEESIKLDPSYVRAHNRLATIYFRLGEAEKALDCNQSTASAGSILAFQAQTLQNHLNKCTEARKVNAWSDILRETQSAISLGADSAPQVYALQTEAFLKLLRYQEAYAIYENMPKFPLDWCTKVFGPVRSAYLLMIGAMVYLAAGRFEEAVTAAQQAAKVDPGNREVNAMVRRTRAATSARMSGNLLFKASKFTEACAVYNEGLDHDPHNSVLLCNRAACRSKLGQYEKAIEDCNAALMFQPGYSKARLRRADCNAKLERWEAAIQDYEMLLRERPGDEEVARALFEAQLQLKMLRGEDIKDLKFGSNLVFISSNDRFRHYVTSPGMAVVLFSNKATHKKVLLMLEQTSKRFPSVHFLKVEIEDHPYLAKSEGVNSIPAFRVYKNGSRVKEISGNNYELLERSVELYSR; this is encoded by the exons ATGGCAGCCAAGGCAAAGAACAACAAGGTAGGGAGTGAATTGGGGTGTGGCCTCATGGGTAGAATTCTCCATCCCAAAAGCCACAAGCTGAGAAAAGCCTCTGTTCACTCCCTACCCTTGAAGAATCCACTTAGTGATGATGATGGCAAAAGTCAAGAATCAAAGAAGACCCCAAGTGAAGAATTAAAGGCTACCAAAAAAAGCTGCACTGACACTGAGCCACTCATAATGAGTGGTGCACAACAGAAACCGGCCCGAAAGAGTGCCTCTGTTCATCAACAACAACTTAGTACGTACCCAAACAGTCAAAATCAAAGGCATTCGGATGCTGTTGCAAGAAgctcaacatcatcatcatcatctcctagAACTTCAATTTCAACTCACAATAAGGTTCAACAAAACAAGGACAAGAATCAGGAGAACAAGCCATATAGAGACCCCACCGGAAATTCTCTTGCACTTGCTAGGATAAGCACGGGCAATGAGAACAATAAGTCTCAATTGAAGCTCACTGGGAATTTGCTAGTGAATAATACCCCAAGGAGAAAGAGTGTAGAGTACATGCCTAAACATGCAGAGTTGAACTCTGTGCCCGTTTCCTACTCCAATACAAGCAAAGGCTTGATGGGGAATATCATGAGGAGGAACAGCACTGGCAATGAGCTTGGACAGTTTTTTAGTCCAAGGCAGAAAAAAGTGGACCCTGAAGTGTTGAAATCCATGGGAAATGAAGCATACAAGCAGGGAAGATTTGAAGAGGCTTTGACTTTGTATGACAGAGCAATTGCTCTTGATTCAAATATGGCAACGTACCATTGCAACAGGAGTGCAGCTTTAATTGGCTTAGGAAGGCTTCAAGAAGCAATTTTTGAGTGTGAGGAATCTATCAAACTGGACCCGTCGTATGTCAGAGCTCACAACCGTTTGGCCACAATATATTTCAG GTTGGGAGAAGCAGAAAAAGCACTGGATTGCAATCAATCAACCGCAAGTGCTGGTTCAATACTTGCTTTCCAAGCTCAGACTCTTCAAAATCACCTTAACAAATGCACAGAAGCACGGAAAGTAAATGCATGGAGTGATATACTAAGGGAAACACAGTCTGCAATATCCTTAGGTGCTGATTCAGCTCCGCAG GTCTATGCTTTACAAACTGAAGCCTTTCTGAAGCTCCTAAGATATCAAGAGGCTTATGCCATCTATGAAAATATGCCAAAATTTCCACTTGATTGGTGTACCAAGGTATTTGGTCCGGTTCGGAGCGCTTACCTGTTGATGATAGGAGCAATGGTTTACTTGGCCGCTGGCAG GTTTGAGGAAGCTGTGACAGCAGCTCAGCAAGCAGCTAAAGTTGATCCAGGAAATAGAGAGGTGAATGCAATGGTAAGGAGGACCAGAGCAGCAACATCAGCTAGAATGAGTGGGAACTTGCTCTTCAAGGCCTCAAAATTCACCGAAGCATGTGCCGTGTACAACGAAGGACTTGATCATGATCCTCACAACTCAGTTCTGTTATGCAACAGAGCTGCTTGTCGTTCTAAGCTTGGCCAATATGAGAAAGCAATTGAAGATTGTAACGCCGCACTAATGTTTCAGCCAGGTTATAGCAAAGCAAGGTTAAGGAGGGCAGATTGCAATGCCAAG TTAGAACGATGGGAAGCTGCTATTCAAGACTATGAAATGCTATTGAGAGAAAGGCCAGGGGATGAGGAAGTGGCAAGGGCTTTGTTTGAAGCTCAGCTCCAACTCAAGATGCTACGCGGTGAAGATATCAAGGACTTGAAATTTGGTTCGAACTTGGTTTTCATCTCAAGCAATGATCGGTTCAGACATTATGTAACCTCACCTG GGATGGCTGTGGTGCTCTTTAGCAACAAGGCAACCCACAAGAAAGTGTTACTTATGTTGGAACAAACCAGCAAAAGATTCCCATCAGTTCATTTCCTCAAG GTGGAAATTGAAGACCACCCTTACTTAGCAAAGTCTGAAGGTGTGAACTCCATCCCAGCTTTCAGAGTATACAAAAACGGATCAAGAGTCAAAGAAATTTCAGGCAACAACTACGAGTTGTTAGAAAGATCAGTTGAATTATATAGTAGATGA